One Streptomyces sp. RPA4-2 genomic window carries:
- a CDS encoding YhgE/Pip domain-containing protein: MRSPKLAALELRRFGRGRLPRAALAALLLLPLLYGALYLWSFWDPYGRLDRIPVALVNDDRGATAGGARIRAGDDITKGLRDSDTFEWHEVSAAEAREGVENGTYYLSLTMPSDFSSRVASSSGDAPETGALQVRTNDANNYIVGQISRTVFSEVRTAASTKASRSFLDKIFISFSDIHGETEKAAKGADRLKGGIGKAKKGSKNLADGLKEAEKGSGKLSTGLAKLDKGAGDLEDGSRQVADGTRTLATKVDGVADKVGPFLKVNEKSIGDTARLVADSASAVRHNLRTLVEAAPAAAKGAHTASTVLNTVYKARCETLPVPDPACPDLKKAKQAAADVAAVADDLDTLIDDQGGDLDTLDQNLGTLQKQARALANRSPHLSEDLGDAVSKIDALDAGAAKVATGAEKLHTGLGTARTGAADLDTGVGRLTTGASDLDGGIYQLVGGSGKLAGGLHDGAGRIPDYDRQDRDRRTHVMADPVQLASRDLHKAPNYGTGFAPYFIPLSLWVGAMVAYMLIPPLNRRALAVGASAWRIALAGWLPVAALGVLQTAALMSVLHWAIGLEMVRAAGTVGFLFLVTACFAAVVQWLNARFGAAGRILVLALLMLQLTSAGGTYPVQTSPRFFNAIHPFLPMSYVVEALRRLITGGGLGPVWQACAVLTAFTAGALALTALSARRRQVWTLDRLHPELSL; this comes from the coding sequence ATGCGCTCACCGAAACTGGCCGCTCTTGAGCTCAGGCGGTTCGGCCGGGGCAGGCTCCCGCGTGCCGCACTCGCCGCGCTCCTCCTGTTGCCCCTGCTCTACGGCGCCCTCTACCTGTGGTCGTTCTGGGACCCGTACGGCCGCCTCGACCGCATCCCCGTCGCGCTCGTGAACGACGACCGGGGGGCGACGGCCGGGGGCGCCAGGATCAGGGCCGGCGACGACATCACCAAGGGGCTGCGCGACAGCGACACCTTCGAGTGGCACGAGGTGAGCGCCGCCGAGGCCCGCGAGGGCGTCGAGAACGGCACGTACTACCTGTCGCTGACCATGCCGTCCGACTTCAGCAGCAGGGTCGCCTCCAGCTCCGGGGACGCGCCGGAGACCGGCGCGCTCCAGGTGCGTACGAACGACGCGAACAACTACATCGTCGGGCAGATCTCGCGCACGGTCTTCAGCGAGGTGCGCACCGCGGCCTCCACGAAGGCGTCGAGATCGTTCCTCGACAAGATCTTCATCTCGTTCTCGGACATCCACGGGGAGACCGAGAAGGCGGCCAAGGGGGCCGACCGGCTCAAGGGCGGGATCGGCAAGGCCAAGAAGGGCTCCAAGAACCTGGCGGACGGTCTGAAGGAGGCCGAGAAGGGCAGCGGGAAGCTCTCCACGGGCCTCGCGAAGCTCGACAAGGGCGCGGGGGACCTGGAGGACGGTTCACGGCAGGTCGCGGACGGCACCCGGACGCTGGCCACCAAGGTCGACGGCGTCGCGGACAAGGTGGGCCCCTTCCTGAAGGTCAACGAGAAGTCGATCGGCGACACGGCCCGTCTCGTCGCCGACTCCGCCTCGGCGGTCCGCCACAACCTGCGCACCCTGGTGGAGGCGGCTCCGGCGGCCGCCAAGGGCGCGCACACGGCCTCCACCGTGCTGAACACCGTCTACAAGGCGCGCTGCGAGACCCTGCCGGTCCCCGACCCCGCGTGCCCCGATCTCAAGAAGGCCAAGCAGGCCGCCGCGGACGTGGCCGCGGTCGCCGACGACCTCGACACGCTCATCGACGACCAGGGCGGCGACCTCGACACGCTCGACCAGAACCTGGGCACGCTCCAGAAGCAGGCCCGTGCGCTCGCGAACCGCTCGCCGCACCTCTCCGAGGACCTCGGCGACGCCGTCTCCAAGATCGATGCACTGGACGCGGGCGCCGCGAAGGTCGCCACCGGCGCCGAGAAACTGCACACCGGGCTCGGCACGGCCAGGACCGGCGCGGCGGACCTCGACACGGGTGTCGGCCGGCTGACGACGGGCGCGAGCGACCTCGACGGGGGCATCTACCAGCTCGTCGGCGGCTCCGGGAAGCTGGCCGGCGGCCTGCACGACGGCGCCGGCCGGATCCCCGACTACGACCGGCAGGACCGCGACCGGCGTACCCACGTCATGGCCGATCCGGTCCAGCTCGCCTCCAGGGACCTCCACAAGGCACCCAACTACGGCACCGGTTTCGCCCCTTATTTCATCCCGCTGTCGCTGTGGGTGGGCGCGATGGTCGCCTACATGCTGATCCCGCCGCTCAACCGGCGCGCGCTCGCGGTCGGCGCCTCGGCCTGGCGCATCGCCCTGGCGGGCTGGCTGCCGGTGGCCGCCCTGGGGGTGCTGCAGACAGCGGCCCTGATGTCCGTGCTGCACTGGGCGATCGGCCTGGAGATGGTGCGGGCGGCCGGGACGGTCGGCTTCCTGTTCCTGGTGACGGCGTGCTTCGCGGCCGTCGTCCAGTGGCTGAACGCGCGCTTCGGAGCGGCCGGCCGGATCCTCGTGCTCGCCCTCCTGATGCTCCAGCTGACATCGGCGGGCGGCACGTACCCCGTCCAGACGAGTCCGCGCTTCTTCAACGCGATCCACCCCTTCCTGCCGATGAGCTACGTCGTCGAGGCCCTCCGCAGGCTCATCACCGGCGGCGGTCTGGGACCTGTCTGGCAGGCGTGCGCCGTTCTCACGGCGTTCACCGCGGGCGCCCTCGCGCTCACCGCGCTGTCGGCACGCCGCAGGCAGGTGTGGACCCTGGACCGCCTTCACCCGGAGCTGAGCCTGTGA
- a CDS encoding TetR/AcrR family transcriptional regulator, whose protein sequence is MESSNTTAGGGRREATRQKLYEAAVTLIAEQGFSATTVDEIAERAGVAKGTVYYNFASKAVLFEELLRHGVGLLTASLREAAERTEREGGTRVDALDAMIRAGLVFMDRYPAFTQLYVAELWRTNRAWQSTLMVVRREAVAVVEDVLREGVAGGELSDEIDIPLTAAAMVGMVLVAALDWQAFQPERSLDDVHAALSRLLQGRVSGSR, encoded by the coding sequence ATGGAAAGCAGCAACACCACGGCAGGCGGCGGTCGCCGCGAGGCCACCCGGCAGAAGCTCTACGAAGCGGCCGTCACCCTCATCGCGGAACAGGGTTTCTCCGCCACCACCGTGGACGAGATCGCGGAGCGGGCCGGGGTCGCCAAAGGCACCGTCTACTACAACTTCGCCAGCAAGGCCGTCCTCTTCGAAGAGCTGCTGCGGCACGGCGTGGGGCTCCTCACCGCCTCCCTGCGCGAGGCCGCGGAACGGACCGAGCGCGAGGGCGGGACGAGAGTCGACGCCCTGGACGCGATGATCCGGGCCGGGCTCGTCTTCATGGACCGTTACCCGGCCTTCACCCAGCTGTACGTGGCCGAACTGTGGCGCACCAACCGGGCCTGGCAGTCCACGCTCATGGTGGTCAGGCGGGAGGCGGTCGCGGTCGTCGAGGACGTGCTGCGCGAGGGGGTGGCGGGCGGTGAGCTCAGCGACGAGATCGACATCCCGCTGACCGCGGCCGCTATGGTCGGCATGGTCCTGGTGGCCGCCCTGGACTGGCAGGCCTTCCAGCCCGAGCGTTCCCTGGACGACGTCCACGCGGCGCTCTCACGGCTGCTCCAGGGGCG